In Solimonas sp. K1W22B-7, the DNA window GCGGAAGCCGCCGGGCGAGACGCCGGCGGCGCGGTGGAAGCTGCGCACGAAGTTGGAGAGGTCGGCGAAGCCGACGTCCAGCGCTACGTCGGTGATGGCGCGGTCCTCGTCCGCCAGCAGGCGCGCGGCATGGCGCAGGCGCGAGCGCAACAGGTATTGGTGCGGAGTCACCCCCACGACCTTGGCGAACAGACGCAGGAAGTGGAAGGGGCTCAGGCCAGCCTCGCGCGCGGCGCGTTCCAGGTCCACTTCACTGGGAGAATTCGCGTCCAGCCATAGTGCCGCCTCGACCGCACGGCGGCGGTCGCGCGGCGGCGCGGCGGGCGGAGTCCGGCGGTGGCCGGAAACCAGCTCGACGAAGCGCGCGGCGAACAGCAGGCCCGCCTCGTCCATGCCGATGTCGCTGCCACCGTCGGCCACGGCCTGCGCCAGCTCGCCCAGCACCACCAGTTGCGGCAGCGGCGGCAGGCTGAGGCTGCGCCAGGGTTTCTGTCCGCCGCCCAGGGCCTCCACCCATTCGGCGGAGAGCTGAAAGGACAGGCACTCGTCGCCGCAGACGTGGTGATCGTGGGTGCAGAGGTATTCGTCGCCGGGGCAACCCACCATCAGCGAACCGGCCACCAGCTCGAAGCTGGCACCGCGACTGCGCAGGCCGAAGCTGCCCTTGCGCACATAGGACACGGAATAGCCGCCATGCACCTCGGGGTAGGGCGCATCCTGCGGGCCGGCATCGCAGCGGTAGTCCATCACCGTCAGCGAGCCGCCCTTGTAGATCGTCGTGGCCGTCATGTCTGAAACCCTCGCCGGCCAGTACACGCCTTCCGGGCTGGCCGGTCAAGCCGGGATTTACATTCAACCATATGGTTGACTATTGATCGGGCCCTGCGTATATTCAACCTTATGGTTAATCAATCATCATCCCGCCTGGATCTCGTGTTCCAGGCCCTGGCGGACCCCACCCGGCGGCAGATGCTGCGCAGCCTCGCGGGGCGCGAGCGCACGGTCGGCGAACTGGCGGAGCCCTTCCGCATTTCGCTGGCCGCCGCCTCCAAGCACGTCAAGACCCTGGAGCGCGCCGGCCTGGTGCGCCGCACCGTGCAGGGACGCAGTCATTTCTGCCGGCTCGATCCCAAGCCCATGGCCGGCGCACACGAGTGGCTGGGCTTCTACGAACGTTTCTGGGGTGAGCGTCTCGATGCCCTCGAGGCGCTGCTGCGACATCCCGGGAAGGAGTGAATCATGGATGACTTTGGTGTGGTGACCGAACCCGGCACCTTGCGCATGGACCGCCTGCTGCCCGGGCCCATCGAGCGGGTCTGGAGCTATCTCACGGACTCGGACAAGCGCGCACGCTGGCTCGCCGCCGGGCCGATGGACCTGCAGATCGGCGGGCGCGTGGACCTGGCGTTCCACAACAGCCTGCTGTCGTCGAAGGTCGAGGAGCCGCCCGAGCACTACCGCAACGCGGACTGCTCGAAGCTGCAGGGCCGCGTCACCCGCTGCGAGCCGCCTTACCGGCTGAGCTTCACCTGGGGCACGGGTGCCGATGCCTCGGAAGTGAGCTTCGACCTGAGCGAACAGGGCAGCGACGTGCGCCTGGTGCTGACGCACCGCCGCATCGGCGAGCGCCGCATGCTGCTGAGCGTGGCCGGCGGCTGGCACACGCATGTCGGCATCCTGGTGGACCGCCTCAACGGCCGCGAACCGCCCGGCTTCTGGTCGACGCATACGGCGCTGGAGGCGGAGTACGGACGCAGGCTCTAGAACAACTCCTGCTGCCCCCTGCCGCCCGACTCGATGAACAGCAGCTTCTTCTTGGTCTCCACGCCGCCGTGCGCGGAGAAGCCGCCGCTCCAGTCGCCCGCGCCGAGGATGCGATGACAGGGCACGACGATAGGGAAGGGATTGGCGCCCAGCGCCCGCCCCACCGCGCGTGCCGCGCCGGGATCGCCCAGGGCGGTTGCCAGCTCACCGTAGGTGCGCGTCTGGCCCGGAGGAATCGCACGCGCCAGTTCGTAGACGCCGAGCGCGAAGGCCTGCAGGCCGGCAGTATCGAGCACGATCTCGCGCAGGTCGCGCGGCTCGCCGCGCAGCAGCGCCAGGATGGAGTCGATGGCGGCGCTCACCGGCTCCGGCGGCAGCGCTTCCTGCAACTCCGGGTAGCGCCGCCGCAAGCGCGCAAGCGTGCGCCGCTCGTCTACTTCAGGCAGCTGCGTGCCGACCAGGCCGCGTTCACCCCAGGCGATGCCGCAGCGGCCCAGCGGCGTGTCGAACAGGCAGAGTCCTTGTTTCATGGCTGCAGTCTGCATCAGGGTCGGCGCGGATACTTGCCGGATCTTGCTCAGGTCTTCTTCATCAGGTGCCGCGGGCCGCTACCCTCCACGGCGAGCTTGTCGCCGGGATTGCGCAGGCGGCAGCGCTCGATCGACAGGCAGCCGCAGCCGATGCAGTCCGTGAGCTGGTCGCGCAGCTGCGTCAGCTGCTCGATGCGCGCGTCCAGTTCCTCGCGCCAGGTCCGCGACATGCGCGTCCAGTCGGCCAGCGTCGGGATGCGGCCCTCGGGCAGTTGCGCCAGCGCCTCGCCGATGGTCTCCAGCGGAATGCCGACGCGCTGGGCGACGCGGATGATGGCGATATGGCGCAGCGTGTCGCGGGTGTAGCGGCGCTGGTTGCCGGCACTGCGGCGGCTGTGGATCAGGCCGCGGCTTTCATAGAAGTGCAGCGTCGACACCGCCACGCCACTGCGCTGGGCTACCTGCCCCACGCTGAGTTCGTCATGCGGCGATACCATGGACTTGACCTCAACTTAACTTGAGGTTCTATGCTGGCGCCAACATCCGATGAGGTCAAGCATGAACAGCATTGTCCGCCTGCTGCAGCAGGCTACCCCGCGCCCCGCCAGCCCCGGCACCATGCGCGCGCTGCTGCTGGCCGAGTACGGCGGGCCGGAGCTGCTGCAGGTCCGGCAGTTGCCGCTGCCCGAACCGCGGGAAGGGGAGCTGCGCGTGCGCGTGATCGCGGCCGGCCTGCAGCCGGTGGACGCGGCGGTGCGCCGCGGCGCCTTCGCACGCGGGGGCGCTTTTGCCTCGGCGCTGCCGCTGACGCCGGGCAACGAGTTCGCCGGCGTGGTCGACAAGGTCGGCGCGGACATCGGCCATTTCCGGCGCGGCGAATCGGTACTGGGCTGGACCCTGCTCAAGGCCTGCGCCGAGTACCTGGTGGTGCCGGCGGCGCAGGTGCTGCACAAGCCCTCGATCCTGCCCTGGGACGAGGCCGGCGCCCTGTCGGCCTCGGGCCAGACGGCGCATACCGCGCTCGAAGCACTGCAGCTGCGCGCCGGCGAAACCCTGCTGGTGCACGGCGCGGCCGGCGGCGTCGGCACGATGGCGGTGCAGCTGGCGCGGGCATACGGCCTGCGCGTGATCGGCAGCGCCAGCCCGCGCAACCACGACTATCTGCGCGTCCTCGGTGCCGAGCCGGTGGCCTACGGCGAGGGCATGGAGGAACGCCTGCGCGCGATGGCGCCGGGCGGTATCGACGCCGCGCTGGATGCGGCTGGCGGAGATGCCCTGTACGTGTCCCTGAACCTGGTGCGCGAGCGCCGCCGCATCGTCACCCTGGTGGAATTCACCAAGGCGGAGCTGTTCGGGGTGCAGGCGGTCCGCAGCCAGCGCTCCACTGCGCGCCTGGGCGAGCTGCTGCAGCTGCACGCGCAGGGGCAGCTGCGCGTACACGTCTCCGGTCGCTACGCGCTGGAAGACGCGGCGGCGGCGCATCGCGAGATCGAAGCCGGGCATGTGCGCGGCAAGCTGGTGCTGCGCATCGGGGCCGCGCATGAATGAGGGCCTGATGTCGCGGCCCTACCGCGCGCTCACCAGCGGCATCGTCGCGCTGATCTCGCTGATCGGCTTCGAGTACCTGGCGATCGCCACGGCGATGCCGGCGGTGGCGCGCGCGCTCGATGGCCTGTCGCTGTACACGCTGGCCTTCGGCGGCCCGATGGCCACCAGCGTGATCGGCATGGTGCTGTCGGGCGGCTGGTGCGACCGCGGCGGACCACGCGCGCCGCTGTGGACCGGCGTGGCGGCCTTCGTCACCGGCTTGCTGCTGGCGGGCATGGCCCCTTCGATGGCGCTGCTGGTGACGGGCCGCCTGGTGCAGGGCCTCGGTGGCGGCCTGCTGTCGGTGGCGCTGTATGTGATCGTGGCCCGCGCCTATCCCGCGGCGCTGCACCCGCGCATCTTCGCCGCCTTCGCCGCGGCCTGGGTGGTGCCGGTGATCGTAGGTCCGGCGCTGGCGGGCTGGATCGTGGAAACGCTGGGCTGGCGCTGGGTGTTCTTCAGCGCCGTCATCGTGGCCCTGCCGGCGGCGCTGGCGGTGCAGGCCGCGCTGCGCGGACGTGCATTGCCCAACCCCGCGCCGACCGCGCCGCAGCACGCAAGGCTGTGGTGGGCGCTGGCGGCGGCGGGCAGTGCCGGGCTGATGTACTGGGCCGGGCAGCAGGGCGAACACGCCGGCTGGCTGCTGCCGCTGACGGTGATCGCGCTGGCACTGTCGGCACGACAGCTGTTGCCGGCAGGCACGCTGCTCGCAGGACGCGGCCTGCCCGCCGTCGTCGCGCTGCGCGGACTGGCGGCGGCAGCCTTCTTCGGCTGCGAGGTGTTCATCCCGCTGCTGCTCTCCGGCGAGCGCGGCCTGTCGCTGACCCAGGCCGGCCTGGTGCTGACCGTCGGCGCGCTGGGCTGGTCGGCCGGGTCCTGGTGGCAGGCACGGCCGGGGCGCGCGCCGCGGGTCCTGCTGCTGCGCAACGGCATGGCGGCGATCGCCCTGGGCATCCTCGCGATGCTGGCACTGCTGTGGCCGGCGGTGCCGCTGGCCCTCGGCGTCGCCGGCTGGATCGCCGCGGGCCTCGGCATGGGGGTGGTCTACCCGACGCTGTCGGTGCTGACGCTGGAGCTGTCGGAGCCGTCGCAGCAGGGAACCAACAGTTCAGCGCTGCAACTCAGCGATTCGCTGTTCTCCGCCACCGCGCTGGCCTTGTCAGGCGCGCTGTTCGCGGCGCTGCTGCCGCAGTCTGCGATGGCGGGATATGTGGCGGGGCTGCTGCTGGCGGCAGGGTTTGCTGTGGCCGGCGTGGTGGTCGCGGGGAGGACGGAGGCAGGAATTCCTGTGAGAGGGACACTGGCTGCCGCATGAGGCCCCTTTCTCGTAGGAGCGGCTGTTAGCCGCGAGGGATGGTCGCCATGGTGGCCGCCGATCGCGGCTGACAGCCGCTCCTACGAGCCGGCACTTTTATCCTCGGCCTTCATCGACTGCCGGCACCACAAAATCCCCCCCAGCACGATCGCCCCACCCAGCGCCTGTTGCGCACCGAAGCGCTCCTGCAGCAGCAGCCAGGCAAAGGCCGCCGCCGCCAGCGGTTGCAGCAGCAGGCTGACCGAGGAGAACGAGGCCGGCAGGTGCGCAAAGCCGTAGGCGATCAGGCCCTGGCCCAGCACGTGCGACAGCATTGCCAGCCCCAGCAGCACCCACCAGCCCTGCGCGGATTGCGGCCATAGCACCTCGCCCTGCAGCAGCGTCATCGGCAGCAGCACGATGGCGGCGGTGGCGCTGGTCCAGAACATCACCGCGAGCGTGGAGTGGTAACGCCGCTGGTGGCTCAGCACCAGCAGGTAGCCGGCATAGAACAGCGAGGTGACGACGGACAGCAGGTCGCCGATCAGCGTCCTGCGCGAGACTTCCATGCTGTCGGCCATCAGCAGCAGCGCACCACCGAAGGCCAGCCCCAGTCCGGCGATGAAGGCAGGTCGCACGCGCTCTCCCCATAGCCACCAGGCGACCAGCGTGACCCAGACCGGCGCGAGGTTGGTGAGCAGCGTGGAGTTGGCCACCGAGGTCCACAGGATCGACTGGTGCCAGACGGCGAGGTCGCCGACGAAGAACAGGCCGGCCAGCGCCAGCCAGCCCAGTGACCGTGACGATGTTCCACGGAAGCTTTCGCCGCGCAGCAGCATCAGCAGGCCGAACACCGGCGCCGCCAGCGCCAGTCGCCAGAACGCGGTGGCGGTGGGACCTACATCGGCGAGGCGCACGAAGATCGGCGCAAGGCCGATCAGGGTTGCGCCGATCAGCAGCGCAGAAAGAGGCGACAGGCGCAGACTCAACGTGCTTTCCAGTCCTGCAGCATCTTGTCGTAGTCGCGCACCGTGGTGCCGAAGCGGCGATCCCACAGCGGCAGGAAGCCGGCGTAGTTGCCGCGCACACGCGCATGGTGCGCGTCGTGGTGCAGGGCGCCATGGGAGAACGGCAGCCAGTGCGTCGGCGACCCGGGGAAGGCGTAGCCGCAATGGCCCTCCGCTGCCTCCCATTGCCGGAACAGGATCCAGATCCACAGCAGCGCCACATGCGCGCCGAGCAGCGAGGGCCCGACGAAGGCCAGCGAGCCGGTGAGCACGTACTCCACCGGGTGCATGTAGTGTCCGGTGATGGCCCAGGGCGCCAGCACGCGGTGATGGCGGCCGTGGACGTTCGCCAGCAGCCAGCGCGAATGCATGGCGCGATGCATCCAGTAGTAGAGGAAGTCGTCTAGATAGATGCAGAACAGCAGTTGCAGCGGGAACAACCACCACCAGCTTTCCGGCAGCGGTCCGAGGGTCACGCCGGACAGGCTCATCAGCGGCCAGGC includes these proteins:
- the soxR gene encoding redox-sensitive transcriptional activator SoxR, encoding MVSPHDELSVGQVAQRSGVAVSTLHFYESRGLIHSRRSAGNQRRYTRDTLRHIAIIRVAQRVGIPLETIGEALAQLPEGRIPTLADWTRMSRTWREELDARIEQLTQLRDQLTDCIGCGCLSIERCRLRNPGDKLAVEGSGPRHLMKKT
- a CDS encoding SRPBCC family protein, whose translation is MDDFGVVTEPGTLRMDRLLPGPIERVWSYLTDSDKRARWLAAGPMDLQIGGRVDLAFHNSLLSSKVEEPPEHYRNADCSKLQGRVTRCEPPYRLSFTWGTGADASEVSFDLSEQGSDVRLVLTHRRIGERRMLLSVAGGWHTHVGILVDRLNGREPPGFWSTHTALEAEYGRRL
- a CDS encoding MFS transporter, which gives rise to MNEGLMSRPYRALTSGIVALISLIGFEYLAIATAMPAVARALDGLSLYTLAFGGPMATSVIGMVLSGGWCDRGGPRAPLWTGVAAFVTGLLLAGMAPSMALLVTGRLVQGLGGGLLSVALYVIVARAYPAALHPRIFAAFAAAWVVPVIVGPALAGWIVETLGWRWVFFSAVIVALPAALAVQAALRGRALPNPAPTAPQHARLWWALAAAGSAGLMYWAGQQGEHAGWLLPLTVIALALSARQLLPAGTLLAGRGLPAVVALRGLAAAAFFGCEVFIPLLLSGERGLSLTQAGLVLTVGALGWSAGSWWQARPGRAPRVLLLRNGMAAIALGILAMLALLWPAVPLALGVAGWIAAGLGMGVVYPTLSVLTLELSEPSQQGTNSSALQLSDSLFSATALALSGALFAALLPQSAMAGYVAGLLLAAGFAVAGVVVAGRTEAGIPVRGTLAAA
- a CDS encoding DMT family transporter, translating into MSLRLSPLSALLIGATLIGLAPIFVRLADVGPTATAFWRLALAAPVFGLLMLLRGESFRGTSSRSLGWLALAGLFFVGDLAVWHQSILWTSVANSTLLTNLAPVWVTLVAWWLWGERVRPAFIAGLGLAFGGALLLMADSMEVSRRTLIGDLLSVVTSLFYAGYLLVLSHQRRYHSTLAVMFWTSATAAIVLLPMTLLQGEVLWPQSAQGWWVLLGLAMLSHVLGQGLIAYGFAHLPASFSSVSLLLQPLAAAAFAWLLLQERFGAQQALGGAIVLGGILWCRQSMKAEDKSAGS
- a CDS encoding methylated-DNA--[protein]-cysteine S-methyltransferase — its product is MKQGLCLFDTPLGRCGIAWGERGLVGTQLPEVDERRTLARLRRRYPELQEALPPEPVSAAIDSILALLRGEPRDLREIVLDTAGLQAFALGVYELARAIPPGQTRTYGELATALGDPGAARAVGRALGANPFPIVVPCHRILGAGDWSGGFSAHGGVETKKKLLFIESGGRGQQELF
- a CDS encoding sterol desaturase family protein, with amino-acid sequence MFEFVTAAYADPRFVWVGIATVLLSAGSFLAFALPLTGLAARDPAWARRWKIQNPRGAGALSQEEAERRGILVQGPRMLRESLWSWARNNLCMLAVTAAAWPLMSLSGVTLGPLPESWWWLFPLQLLFCIYLDDFLYYWMHRAMHSRWLLANVHGRHHRVLAPWAITGHYMHPVEYVLTGSLAFVGPSLLGAHVALLWIWILFRQWEAAEGHCGYAFPGSPTHWLPFSHGALHHDAHHARVRGNYAGFLPLWDRRFGTTVRDYDKMLQDWKAR
- a CDS encoding NADP-dependent oxidoreductase, which gives rise to MNSIVRLLQQATPRPASPGTMRALLLAEYGGPELLQVRQLPLPEPREGELRVRVIAAGLQPVDAAVRRGAFARGGAFASALPLTPGNEFAGVVDKVGADIGHFRRGESVLGWTLLKACAEYLVVPAAQVLHKPSILPWDEAGALSASGQTAHTALEALQLRAGETLLVHGAAGGVGTMAVQLARAYGLRVIGSASPRNHDYLRVLGAEPVAYGEGMEERLRAMAPGGIDAALDAAGGDALYVSLNLVRERRRIVTLVEFTKAELFGVQAVRSQRSTARLGELLQLHAQGQLRVHVSGRYALEDAAAAHREIEAGHVRGKLVLRIGAAHE
- a CDS encoding helix-turn-helix domain-containing protein, whose protein sequence is MTATTIYKGGSLTVMDYRCDAGPQDAPYPEVHGGYSVSYVRKGSFGLRSRGASFELVAGSLMVGCPGDEYLCTHDHHVCGDECLSFQLSAEWVEALGGGQKPWRSLSLPPLPQLVVLGELAQAVADGGSDIGMDEAGLLFAARFVELVSGHRRTPPAAPPRDRRRAVEAALWLDANSPSEVDLERAAREAGLSPFHFLRLFAKVVGVTPHQYLLRSRLRHAARLLADEDRAITDVALDVGFADLSNFVRSFHRAAGVSPGGFRRAAKGDRKILQEKIAARP
- a CDS encoding ArsR/SmtB family transcription factor — protein: MVNQSSSRLDLVFQALADPTRRQMLRSLAGRERTVGELAEPFRISLAAASKHVKTLERAGLVRRTVQGRSHFCRLDPKPMAGAHEWLGFYERFWGERLDALEALLRHPGKE